In Helianthus annuus cultivar XRQ/B chromosome 3, HanXRQr2.0-SUNRISE, whole genome shotgun sequence, a single window of DNA contains:
- the LOC110930054 gene encoding uncharacterized protein LOC110930054, giving the protein MDNFHLDIKWEDITCPICLSFPHNCVLLQCSSYNKGCRPFVCGTDHLHSNCLDRFQVANKMSPGSNSLLTSDESTVINPDATSKPLCPLCRGDVTGWVVIKDARVILNEKERCCENEKCMFTGNFISLREHAEVEHPHARPSKIDPARQVDWDNFQQSSEIIDVLSTIHSEVPHGVVLGDYVIEYGDNGSGDEFEDFPGANGNWWTSCILYQVFSKFRCSRNRRRARVTESRRDSRRMSYDTSNSDDGSVVSTEFADYRADVAENDFVTRSRMSRGRTGHRRSRRRPSRFYDN; this is encoded by the exons ATGGACAACTTTCACCTCGATATCAAATGGGAAGATATCACATGCCCCATATGTTTATCCTTCCCGCATAATTGTGTTCTTCTTCAATGCTCTTCTTACAATAAAGGATGCCGGCCTTTCGTGTGCGGCACCGATCATCTACACTCGAACTGTTTGGACCGtttccaagtagcaaacaaaatGTCACCCGGGTCAAACTCACTTTTGACTTCTGACGAGTCAACCGTAATAAATCCAGACGCCACTAGCAAACCATTATGCCCTCTTTGTAGAGGTGATGTTACCGGTTGGGTTGTTATAAAAGATGCCCGCGTTATACTAAACGAGAAAGAACGTTGTTGCGAAAATGAAAAATGCATGTTTACCGGGAATTTTATTTCCCTTCGGGAACATGCTGAGGTGGAACACCCTCATGCACGCCCATCGAAAATCGATCCCGCAAGACAAGTCGATTGGGATAATTTTCAGCAGTCTTCTGAGATTATCGATGTTTTGAGTACTATACATTCAGAAGTGCCACATGGCGTGGTTTTGGGAGATTATGTTATCGAATACGGGGATAACGGTTCTGGAGACGAGTTTGAAGATTTTCCCGGTGCCAATGGAAATTGGTGGACTTCTTGTATTTTATATCAAGTGTTTAGTAAGTTTAGATGTTCTAGAAATAGAAGACGTGCAAGAGTTACGGAATCAAGGCGAGATAGCCGTCGAATGAGTTATGATACTTCTAATTCTGATGACGGCTCTGTGGTGTCTACGGAATTTGCGGATTACCGTGCTGATGTGGCAGAAAATGACTTTGTGACTAGGAGTAGGATGTCCAGGGGTAGAACAGGTCATCGCAG GTCGCGAAGACGTCCCTCTCGCTTCTATGATAATTAG
- the LOC110930055 gene encoding proteasome subunit beta type-6 — MDRDATADVNAPHSMGTTIIGVTYNGGVILGADSRTSTGLYVANRASDKITQLTDNVYICRSGSAADSQIVSDYVRYFLHQHTIQLGQPATVKVAANLVRLLAYNNKNMLQTGIIVGGWDKYEGGKIYGIPLGGTILEQPFAIGGSGSSYLYGFFDQAWKEGMTKEEAEQLVVKAVSLAIARDGASGGVVRTVTINSEGVTRNFYPGDQLPLWHDEVEAHNSLLDILNASNPEPMST, encoded by the exons ATGGATCGCGATGCTACTGCCGACGTCAACGCTCCTCACTCCATGGGAACAACAATCATCGGAGTCACTTACAACGGCGGCGTAATTCTCGGCGCCGATTCACGAACCAGCACGG ggTTGTACGTGGCTAATAGGGCGTCTGATAAGATCACTCAGTTGACGGATAATGTCTACATCTGTCGCTCTGGATCG GCTGCAGATTCTCAAATTGTCTCAGATTATGTTAGATATTTTCTTCATCAGCACAC GATTCAGCTCGGTCAACCTGCTACTGTGAAAGTTGCTGCAAACCTTGTTAGACTTTTAGCTTACAATAACAAG AATATGTTGCAAACCGGTATAATTGTTGGAGGCTGGGACAAATACGAAGGTGGGAAAATATATGGCATCCCTCTTGGTGGAACAATTCTTGAGCAACCATTTGCAATTGGAG GGTCTGGTTCCAGTTACTTATACGGGTTCTTTGATCAAGCATGGAAGGAGGGCATGACCAAGGAAGAAGCTGAG CAACTGGTGGTTAAGGCTGTTTCACTTGCCATAGCACGAGATGGTGCTAGTGGGGGTGTTGTTCGCACTGTTACG ATCAACTCAGAGGGGGTTACGAGAAACTTCTACCCAGGTGATCAGCTTCCTTTGTGGCATGATGAGGTGGAGGCGCACAATTCATTGTTGGACATCCTTAATGCGTCAAACCCTGAGCCAATGAGCACCTAG